ATTAATGGCTCATCTTTACTTTTCACAAACCCATTATATCAAGCCTTTAGCCCAAAAGTCAATCGTAGGTTGGATTTGCTAATTTTTGGAAGGTATTTTACAAAACCCTAGCATTCTCTAGTGCAAGTTTCAATCTTGGCTCCTGAAATGCATATTCCTTTAAAGCCCTTTCTATTCTTTCTTCCCTTTCCTCAAGCTCTTTTGCCTTTCTAACAGCAGGGGCAAGGGCAGACCTTCTATCCCAAAGAACAAAGCCAATAAGGGCAAAGATGCCTGCCAGGACAGCATAAAGAAGATTCTGTAAAGCCTCTATCCTTGTGTTTATATCTCCTCTTAAATCGTCTATTAGTTTATCTACTTGATCTATCCGTTTATCTACATGCTGAATTTCTTCTTTTACAATCTTTCTTATCTCGTATCTATTCAGGTTATGACAAGTTATATCTTTATGAAGACAAGAGATATGAGACATCAGGCTTCAAACATTTTTCTTCATTTTAGTCTGTTGTCTGTGGTCTACTCAAGGTTTTTAAGAAGATAAGCATAGGGTTCATAATTAAGACAAGTTGGTTAAGAAAGGTGAATAGTTACAGAAAAAGATTGAGAAAAATTTAACATATCCCTATAATAGAGGATGAGTTACGAAATTTATTCATTCTCTCAATATAATTATACTATTAGAAATGAAATCTTGACAAATGGCTGATTGTGGAATATTTGGGGTTTTTGGTTTGCAAGATGCGGCTTTCTCTACATATCTAGGCCTATTTGCCCTACAACATAGAGGCCAGGAATCCTGTGGGATTGTATCATCTGACGGCAATTCCCTTTATCTTCATCGCCAAATGGGTCTTGTCTCCTCTTTTAATAAAAATGATTTAAGCAGGCTTGCTGGAGATAAGGCAATTGGGCATATAAGATACTCAACAGCAGGGCTTTCAAGGATAGAGGAGGCACAACCATTTCTAATAACATATAATGGAGGCTTACAGATTGGCCTTGCCCATAATGGGAATATAGTAAATAGTGGACATTTAAGGGGAAGGCTTGAAAGGGAGGGAGCAATATTCCAGACAACATCAGACTCTGAGGTAATCCTCCATAGAATAGCAAGGGCTAAACAAAAGGATTTTCTCTCTAGCCTAATCCATTCCCTATCCTTAATAAAAGGGGCATATTCCCTTATTTTTATTCTAAAGGATAAACTTGTTGCTGCAAGGGATCCATTCGGCTTTAGACCTTTATCTATTGGAAGAAAAAAGGATGCATTTTTTATCTCGTCTGAGACCTGTGCCTTTTCTCTTATCGGAGCAGAATACATAAGGGATGTAGAGCCCGGTGAGATTGTTATTATAGATAAAAATGGATTAGAATCCTTTAATTTTGTTAAAATTTCTTCCCAGATTGCCATTGATGGAATGCAATATAAAATAGGTGATTATGATCTTCCCTATAAAATAAGAAATTCATATTGCATCTTTGAACACATTTATTTCTCCCGTCCAGATAGCCTTATCTTCTCCGAAAAGCCTTATGAAGTAAGGAAAAGGCTTGGAAGGCAGCTGGCAAGAGAAGCAGGGGTCAAAGCAGATATTGTTATCTCTGTTCCAGATTCAGGAACAATTGCAGCACTTGGTTATTCTGAAGAGGCAAAAATCCCATTTGAATCTGCCCTAATACAAAATCATTATATTGGAAGGACATTTATCTATCCAAAGCAAAAGATAAGGAAAGCAGGTGTTGAGATAAAGCTTAACCCTGTTCCTGAAGTATTGCAGAATAAAAGGATTATCGTTGTTGATGATTCAATTGTCAGGGGAACAACCTGTAAAAGGATAATAAAAATGATAAGAGATGCTGGCGCAATTGAGGTTCATCTTAGAAGCTCCAGCCCTCCTATAAAATACCCCTGTTTCTATGGCATAGATACACCGAAAAAAGAAGAGCTTATTGCAAACAATAGCTCATTAGAAGAGATAGAAAAATTTATGGATGCAGATTCTGTAAGATATATCTCTTTGGATGGAATGCTTCTTTGCGTAAAAAACCCAGATAATTATTGCACAGCCTGTTTTTCTGGAGACTATCCAATTTTGTAAAATGTATAAATTAACCGAAAGCGATAAGGCTCTTATAAAAATGGCGCTTAAGGAGGATATAGGAAAAAAAGACATTACATCCTCTGCAATTGCTTTTTCTTCCTTTATTGATGCCCAAATTATAGCAAAGGAAAAAGGGATAATTGCTGGAATTGACATTGCAATTAAGTGTTTTTTGGAGGTAGATAAAAAGATTGAAATAAAACGAATAATTAAGGATGGAGAAATGGTAAAGGATGGCTCAATTATCCTTGAGCTTTCTGGAAATGGTGAATCCATCCTTTCTTGTGAAAGAACAGCTCTAAATTTTTTAGGAAGCCTTTCTGGAATTGCAACCCTTACATCAAAATTTGTTGAGCTTGCATCTTGTTCTAAAATATATGACACAAGAAAAACAACACCGGGCTTTAGGAGGATGGAGAAATATGCTGTCCGAATAGGTGGTGGATACAACCATAGATTTGGTCTATTTGATGAAATTTTAATAAAAGATAATCACCTAAAGGTTGCAGGTGGAATAAAAGAGGCAATTTTAAAGGTAAAAGAAAAACATCCAAAGAAAAAGATAGAGGTAGAAACAGAAAACATAGAGCAAGTAAGGGAGGCGATATCACAAGGTGCTGATATTGTTATGCTTGATAATTTCGATATTCCAAGGATGAAAGAGGCGATTTTCATTATACGAAAGGAAAACAAGGGAATAAAGATAGAGGTTTCAGGTGGTATAAATCTATCAAATGTAAAAGAAGTAGCAATCCTTAATCCAGACATTATATCTATAGGAGCCTTAACCCATAGTGCAAAGGCATTAGATGTAAGCCTTGAGATTTTATGAAAATTTGTCTTGTTTCTGCAAAGTCCTATGATGAGACAGAGGAAAAAATAAGGGAGGGCATTGAGGCAATTGGTGGAATTTCACAATTTATAAAAAGCGGCGATAATGTCCTCCTTAAGCCCAATCTCCTTGGATTTTATAAGCCAGAGAGGCATATAACAACGCATCCATCCATTGTAAAGGCAATTGCAAGGCTTGTTAAAGAATGTGGAGCAAACCCAATAATTGCTGATAGCCCAGGTATGGGCATTTCTTACACCAAATGGTCTTTAAAGAGAACATACGAAACCTGTGGAATGGAAATAGAGGATGCCATATTAAATTATGATACATCTTCAATAAAAATGGACTATTTTGATATAATAAAGCCAGCTAATGATTGCGATTTTATAATAAATATTCCAAAGCTTAAGACACACACCTTAACAATTCTAACTGGGGCTGTAAAGAATTTCTATGGTTTAATCCCAGGTCTTACAAAGCTTTCCTACCACTCAACACATAAAGATAAGGAGAGCTTTTCAAAGATGCTATTTAGTCTTTTAGAGACAATTAAAAAACCCTCTCTTACAATTATGGATGGGATAATTGGAATGGATGGAGATGGTCCAGCAGATGGAAATTTAAGAAAGGTTGGCGTAATTATTATAAGCGAAGATCCTATCCTTGCTGACCTTGTTGCCTTAAAGATTGTTGGTATTCCATATTCTCTCATCCCGGGCTTTGACGAAAGGAAAGGTTTGCTTAAAAATGCAGAATTCTTCTCTGAACCAATAGAAAACCTTATCCTTAAGAAACCATTTTCCCTTTCTACATCTGCTTCCCCTTGGGGATGGCTTGGTTCTTACCTTAAGCCTATTCTTACTGTAAAGCCTGTTATAAGAAATAATTGCAATGCCTGTGGAACTTGCGTCAATGTATGCTTACAAGGTGCAATTAGAATAGAAAAACAGAAAGCAAAGATAAATGATGCCTTATGTATTAGATGTTATTGTTGCCAGGAATCCTGCCCAAATCAGGCAATTGGATTGAAAAGCTCTATCTCTAATAGGCTTGTTTCAAAAATAGCAAAGACAAGGTTTTACAGAATATTTGAGGAAATCTATCATAAATTAAGATAATGAAGCTATTTTATAAATACATTATAAAGGAGATAGGCATTATTTTTCTTGCCTCCTGCCTCTTTTTTATCTTTATCTTAACAATGGAGAGCGCATTTTCTATCCTTAAATTTGGATTTTCCCTTGATACATTTAAAATTTTCCTTTTACTTATCCCACAAGCCTTAGGGATGGGTCTTCCAATGGCATTTCTTATGGGCTTAATAACAGGTTTATCAAGGCTTTCTCCCCATATAGTTACTTTGCAATCATCGGGTATTAGTATGAGAGGAACAATTGTATTTATCCTTATTTTTTCCCTTTTTCTTTCATTTTTTGCAAGGTTTATAAATGGATATATCTCTCCGCTTGCAGGGTTTTCTCTTAAATTACTCTCTGATAAGATAACCAAAAAGGATATGTTGCTTGAGGAGAAGACATTTGTAAAGATAGAGGATAAAGAAATTTATGTGGATAGGATAAAGGATAGTCAACTAATGGATATATACATAACAGAGGGAAAAGGAGAAAGGATAATATTTGCAAAAAAGGGAAGGATGGAGAATGAGCTTCTTTTATTAGAACAAGGCTCTCTACATGAGCTTGATAAAAATGACCCAAAGATGTATCATATAATGAAATTTAGCTCGTTTGATATTCCAATTGATATAAAGGTGCTTTCCGAAAAAACATCAATCTCTCACCTTACACTTTCTGAGCTAAAAAGAAAAGAAAAGAACCCCTATATTTTAACAGAGCTTCATAAACGGCTTTCCATTTCCTTTGCCTGTTTTTTCCTTTCCTTAATAGCTATTCCACTTGGTATAAAGATAAAAAAAGAAAGGAGGATGTTTGGGTTAGGAGCATCAACCATAATTATCCTTTTGTATTACATTGTGTTTATCTTTTGTGAGGCACTATCAAAAAAAGGGGCTATTTCTCCAATTTTTCTATGGCTTCCAAATATGCTTTTTGGAATATGCGGTATTCCATTTTTCTTTAAGCTTTTAAAATGACCCTCCTTTCTAAATACCTCCTTACAACCATTATCAAGCCATTTATTATCACCCTTTTTTTGACAAATGGTCTTCTTCTTATTGGATATACCTTTTCTTCTCTTGATCTCTTTCTCACATATAAACCACATCTTCTTGTTATATTAAAATACATAAGCCTTAATATTCCCCAAAATCTTTTATTCACCTTTCCAATATCAGCAATCATAAGCATTCTTTCTTTAGGAACAAGGTTTGCAAAGGGTGAGCTTAAGATTCTTCTCTCATCAGGGATACCAAAAAGGGCTATTGTTTTTCCAGTCATTTGCCTCTTTTTTTTATTAAGCCTTTCTTTAGTTTTTCTTTCTGAATTTCTTATCCCTCAATCCAATAAAAGCCATATCATCCTTAAAAATGAAATAAAAGGGGTTATAAGCGAAGAAAAACCCATTTCTCTTAAGCTCTCTAATGCCTTTGTTCACATTGGCTCTCTAAAAAAAAATACAATTGAAAACCTTAAGATTCAAAGGGAAGACCTTATAATATTGGCAAAAATATGTGAATACAAAAATAGAAAATGGCATCTTACAAGCGGAATAGAAAGGAGGATAAAAAGGGGAGAGGTAGAGCAAGAGAAAAATATCCCTATATTAAATTTTTGCCTTCCAAAGCCTGATGAAATTAGACTTTTTACAGAATCCAGCTATGAGCTAATGAAACCAAGCATCCTTTTTAAGGCAATTAGGATTGCAAAGAGGTATGGAATAGAAGATAAAAACTATATTGAGGAGCTTCATTTTAAGGTAGCATTTTCATTCTCAAGCCTTGTTTTAGCAATGATTGGTCTTTCAATGCTTACAAGTGGTTTAAAATTTGGGCTATATGGAAATATAGGGATTGCCCTGCTTATCTCCTTTATTTATTGGGAAGGGATGCTATTTTTTAGTCAATTGGATATTTCTCCCCTTCTTGCAGGGTGGGCTTCTAATGTTATTGGTATATCCATTGCTTTCAGGCTTTTATCAAAATAAATGGGCTTGCTTTGACTTTTGACTTTTTATCACATTTGCATCTATCCCTCCCTTATAAAGCCTTATATTTATCCTATCATTCTCGGCTACATCTTGGGCATTCTTTATCACCTTTCCATCCTTGTATGTAATGCTGTAGCCCCTTTTTAATATTGCCTCTGGGCTAAGGGATGTTATAACCTCTAGCCTTGCAAGCCTTATTTTAAGAGAGGAAAAAATGGCTGAAATA
This window of the bacterium genome carries:
- the purF gene encoding amidophosphoribosyltransferase; its protein translation is MADCGIFGVFGLQDAAFSTYLGLFALQHRGQESCGIVSSDGNSLYLHRQMGLVSSFNKNDLSRLAGDKAIGHIRYSTAGLSRIEEAQPFLITYNGGLQIGLAHNGNIVNSGHLRGRLEREGAIFQTTSDSEVILHRIARAKQKDFLSSLIHSLSLIKGAYSLIFILKDKLVAARDPFGFRPLSIGRKKDAFFISSETCAFSLIGAEYIRDVEPGEIVIIDKNGLESFNFVKISSQIAIDGMQYKIGDYDLPYKIRNSYCIFEHIYFSRPDSLIFSEKPYEVRKRLGRQLAREAGVKADIVISVPDSGTIAALGYSEEAKIPFESALIQNHYIGRTFIYPKQKIRKAGVEIKLNPVPEVLQNKRIIVVDDSIVRGTTCKRIIKMIRDAGAIEVHLRSSSPPIKYPCFYGIDTPKKEELIANNSSLEEIEKFMDADSVRYISLDGMLLCVKNPDNYCTACFSGDYPIL
- the nadC gene encoding carboxylating nicotinate-nucleotide diphosphorylase — protein: MYKLTESDKALIKMALKEDIGKKDITSSAIAFSSFIDAQIIAKEKGIIAGIDIAIKCFLEVDKKIEIKRIIKDGEMVKDGSIILELSGNGESILSCERTALNFLGSLSGIATLTSKFVELASCSKIYDTRKTTPGFRRMEKYAVRIGGGYNHRFGLFDEILIKDNHLKVAGGIKEAILKVKEKHPKKKIEVETENIEQVREAISQGADIVMLDNFDIPRMKEAIFIIRKENKGIKIEVSGGINLSNVKEVAILNPDIISIGALTHSAKALDVSLEIL
- a CDS encoding DUF362 domain-containing protein, with protein sequence MKICLVSAKSYDETEEKIREGIEAIGGISQFIKSGDNVLLKPNLLGFYKPERHITTHPSIVKAIARLVKECGANPIIADSPGMGISYTKWSLKRTYETCGMEIEDAILNYDTSSIKMDYFDIIKPANDCDFIINIPKLKTHTLTILTGAVKNFYGLIPGLTKLSYHSTHKDKESFSKMLFSLLETIKKPSLTIMDGIIGMDGDGPADGNLRKVGVIIISEDPILADLVALKIVGIPYSLIPGFDERKGLLKNAEFFSEPIENLILKKPFSLSTSASPWGWLGSYLKPILTVKPVIRNNCNACGTCVNVCLQGAIRIEKQKAKINDALCIRCYCCQESCPNQAIGLKSSISNRLVSKIAKTRFYRIFEEIYHKLR
- a CDS encoding LptF/LptG family permease produces the protein MKLFYKYIIKEIGIIFLASCLFFIFILTMESAFSILKFGFSLDTFKIFLLLIPQALGMGLPMAFLMGLITGLSRLSPHIVTLQSSGISMRGTIVFILIFSLFLSFFARFINGYISPLAGFSLKLLSDKITKKDMLLEEKTFVKIEDKEIYVDRIKDSQLMDIYITEGKGERIIFAKKGRMENELLLLEQGSLHELDKNDPKMYHIMKFSSFDIPIDIKVLSEKTSISHLTLSELKRKEKNPYILTELHKRLSISFACFFLSLIAIPLGIKIKKERRMFGLGASTIIILLYYIVFIFCEALSKKGAISPIFLWLPNMLFGICGIPFFFKLLK
- a CDS encoding LptF/LptG family permease, which produces MTLLSKYLLTTIIKPFIITLFLTNGLLLIGYTFSSLDLFLTYKPHLLVILKYISLNIPQNLLFTFPISAIISILSLGTRFAKGELKILLSSGIPKRAIVFPVICLFFLLSLSLVFLSEFLIPQSNKSHIILKNEIKGVISEEKPISLKLSNAFVHIGSLKKNTIENLKIQREDLIILAKICEYKNRKWHLTSGIERRIKRGEVEQEKNIPILNFCLPKPDEIRLFTESSYELMKPSILFKAIRIAKRYGIEDKNYIEELHFKVAFSFSSLVLAMIGLSMLTSGLKFGLYGNIGIALLISFIYWEGMLFFSQLDISPLLAGWASNVIGISIAFRLLSK